The following are from one region of the Salminus brasiliensis chromosome 14, fSalBra1.hap2, whole genome shotgun sequence genome:
- the LOC140577410 gene encoding SAM pointed domain-containing Ets transcription factor-like → MTSPDPEALRHLYMEFPGFPHSHVSPWGTDEHAKVFTGFPCMPEYLSRFDMLLAEDTAWLVRKTEVASPLSRDEQMTHCKEAGQCPMIDSVGRGLCPGMNGQVDVEDRCLEQVQTLVLEEVLKDIETACKLLNITPDPAEWSSGHVQKWLLWTEHLYRLPPVGRAFQDLSGRDLCMMSEDNFRQRTSQCGDMLHAHLDIWKSAAWMKARCSSENNTFLGADEVCSEADSSCTGQPIHLWQFLRELLLKPHSYGRSIRWLNKEKGIFKIEDSAHVAKLWGIRKNRPAMNYDKLSRSIRQYYKKGIIKKPDVSQRLVYQFVHPV, encoded by the exons ATGACCAGCCCTGATCCTGAAGCCCTGAGGCATCTCTACATGGAATTTCCCGGATTCCCCCACAGCCATGTTTCACCGTGGGGTACTGATGAACATGCCAAGGTCTTCACTGGCTTTCCCTGCATGCCAGAGTACCTATCCCGCTTTGACATGCTGCTGGCCGAGGACACAGCTTGGCTCGTGAGGAAGACAGAGGTGGCCTCGCCTCTGTCGAGAGACGAACAGATGACTCACTGCAAGGAGGCGGGACAGTGCCCAATGATTGACAGTGTGGGACGTGGTCTGTGTCCAGGGATGAATGGCCAGGTGGATGTGGAGGACAGGTGTTTGGAGCAGGTGCAGACTCTGGTGCTGGAGGAGGTGCTGAAGGACATTGAGACAGCATGTAAACTGCTCAACATTACTCCAG ACCCTGCAGAGTGGAGCTCAGGCCATGTTCAAAAGTGGCTGCTCTGGACTGAACACCTGTACAGACTTCCACCAGTGGGACGGGCCTTCCAGGACCTCAGCGGTAGGGATCTGTGCATGATGAGTGAAGACAATTTCAGGCAGCGAACCTCACAGTGTGGCGATATGCTGCATGCCCACCTGGACATTTGGAAATCAG CTGCCTGGATGAAAGCGCGGTGTTCCTCTGAAAACAACACATTCCTAG GAGCAGATGAGGTGTGTTCTGAAGCGGACTCGTCCTGCACTGGTCAACCCATCCACCTGTGGCAGTTCCTCCGAGAGCTGCTCCTTAAACCTCACAGTTACGGGCGGTCCATCCGCTGGCTCAACAAGGAGAAAG GTATCTTCAAAATTGAAGACTCAGCTCATGTGGCCAAACTGTGGGGGATCAGGAAAAACCGGCCAGCGATGAACTATGATAAGCTGAGCCGCTCCATCCGGCAATACTACAAGAAGGGCATCATTAAAAAGCCAGACGTATCTCAGCGACTGGTCTATCAGTTTGTCCATCCAGTGTGA